A single region of the Gorilla gorilla gorilla isolate KB3781 chromosome 1, NHGRI_mGorGor1-v2.1_pri, whole genome shotgun sequence genome encodes:
- the OR2T4 gene encoding olfactory receptor 2T4 yields the protein MDNITWMVSHTGWSDFILMGLFRQSKHPALLCVVIFVVFLMALSGNAVLILLIHSDTHLHTPMYFFISQLSLMDMVYVSVTVPKMFLDQVMGVNKISAPECGMQMFFYVTLAGSEFFLLATMAYDRYVAICHPLHYPVLMNHRVCLFLSSGCWFLGSVDGFTFTPITMTFPFCGSREIHHFFCEVPAVLNLSCSDTSLYEIFMYLCCVLMLLIPLVIISSSYLLILLTIHRMNSAEGRKKAFATCFSHLTVVILFYGAAVYTYMLPSSYHTPEKDMMVSVFYTILTPVLNPLIYSLRNKDVMGALKKMLTVGPAFQKAME from the coding sequence ATGGACAACATCACCTGGATGGTCAGCCACACTGGATGGTCGGATTTCATCCTGATGGGACTCTTCAGACAATCCAAACATCCAGCACTACTTTGTGTGGtcatttttgtggttttcctGATGGCATTGTCTGGAAACGCTGTCCTGATCCTTCTGATACACTCTGACACCCAcctccacacccccatgtacttTTTCATCAGTCAATTGTCTCTCATGGACATGGTGTACGTTTCTGTCACTGTGCCCAAGATGTTCCTGGACCAGGTCATGGGTGTGAATAAGATCTCAGCCCCTGAGTGTGGGATGCAGATGTTCTTCTATGTGACACTAGCAGGTTCAGAATTTTTCCTTCTAGCCACCATGGCCTATGACCGCTACGTGGCCATCTGCCATCCTCTCCATTACCCTGTCCTCATGAACCATAGGGTATGTCTCTTCCTGTCATCAGGCTGCTGGTTCCTGGGCTCAGTGGATGGCTTCACATTCACTCCCATCACCATGACCTTCCCCTTCTGTGGATCCCGGGAGATTCATCATTTCTTCTGTGAAGTTCCTGCTGTATTGAATCTCTCCTGCTCAGACACCTCACTCTATGAGATTTTCATGTACTTGTGCTGTGTCCTCATGCTCCTCATCCCTTTGGTGATCATTTCAAGCTCCTATTTACTCATCCTCCTCACTATCCACAGGATGAACTCAGCAGAGGGCCGGAAAAAGGCCTTTGCCACCTGCTTCTCCCACCTGACTGTGGTCATCCTCTTCTATGGGGCTGCTGTCTACACCTACATGCTCCCCAGCTCCTACCACACCCCTGAGAAGGACATGATGGTATCTGTCTTCTATACCATCCTCACTCCAGTGCTGAACCCTTTAATCTATAGTCTTAGGAATAAGGATGTCATGGGGGCTCTGaagaaaatgttaacagtgggACCTGCCTTTCAAAAAGCTATGGAGTAG